The Anastrepha ludens isolate Willacy chromosome 2, idAnaLude1.1, whole genome shotgun sequence DNA window CAGCGATTTTATGCCATAATCATGAGAGATGGACGGCGTACCTGCCCTTAATCTTGCTAGGATTACGATCGGTTTTCAAGGATGACATAATGGCTACCACTGCCGAGCTTGTTTACGGAACTACACTTCGGCTACCTTAGGAATTTTGGGTAGACAGCAAACCTTCAATAACGAACACGAGATGCTTTCTGAACTTCGCCTAGTCATGCAGAATTTGAAACCTGTTGACTCCGCATAGCACTTCACACTAGAGCTGTAAAACTATCGATGGCACTATCGATAtatcgaatttttatatttttgcgtCGCTATCGATGGTTATTGTTCACTATCGATAGTGGCATTACCATACATTGCACATCACTTGTTTTGGCGCAACTTTGCAGGTCGGCAgcaaattttggtaagaaatacatttatatgtaaaaggtaattaaatattaaaataagtgtTTATTTGTAGGTAAATTTTCGTTGGTGTTGGTGGCGGAAGGATGGACAAATTTCTCTTGAAAAACTCACAGGGTAAGTTCCATTTACTGCTCAGCAACGCAAGTAACTAATTTatgttatgtatgcatgtgctttGTTAAGATGGACAAGACAGCAGCATTGAGGCAATTGAGGAGGACAACCAGCTAGCAAAAAGGCAGCGAGTCGGAAGATCATCGGTGTGGGgccatttcgaaaaaataaacaacggtATGTCGGCAAAGTGTCGCTCTTGCGGCAAAATGTATAAGACGAGCGGAAATACCTCAAATTTATTTGACCACCTGAAGCGTGCGCATCCCGGTCAGCGTGTTAACGATTTGTCAATCACTTCTGGTAAAATAtattagatacatatttaaacacAACATATGAATCTACGTCAAAGCGCAAACAAGAGCTTGATTTAGGACTCATAAAATTTGTAGCTCAAGGCATGCAACCTTTTTCTATAGTTGAGGATCCTGAGTTTCGCGACTTTATCAAACTATTCGACCCACGCTACAAACTACCGTCGCGGACTACCCTCTCTAATGTCATGatgacaaatttatttgatgagCAGaaacctaaattaaaaaatttgctcaGCAAAATAAATCACTGTGCCATCACAACTGATATGTGGACGTCCCTGGCAAATGAATCTTATATGACAGACACATGCTCGTTTATTACAGATAGTTACTGTCTTCGCTCTGCtgttttatcaacaaataagcTAATTGATGAAACAAATCATACTGCTAAGAATATAGCAGATACCCTGCAGGCTGTTTGCAACGAATGgggaatttttgataaaataactgCAATTGTGACCGATAATGCAAGCTCAATGATCAAAGCGTGTGAGCTgcttaaaaaaaggaatttacCCTGCTATGCACACTCACTTAATTTGGTGGTGCAAGATTGCCTTAAGCTGGATTGCACAAaagaattacttaaaaaatgcaATTCCATTGTCGcgttttttaaaaatagcacGATTGCTTACAAGAAATTTAAAGATTCTCAATTGACGGAAACTAAATATAGTCTAATACAGGAAGTTGCCACCAGATGGAACAGTGCATTCCTAATGATTGAAAGAGTCTTAAAAACACATGAGCCAATCAATATAACACTTCTAAGTTTGTCGAAAGCGCCACAGCCTCTCACAGCTGACGAAATCAACATATTAAAAGGCTTGTCACAAATACTTTCTCCCTTTGACATTGCTTCCAAAGAAGTGTCGTCGAATTCTAAAGTCACAGTATCACTAGTTATTCCAGTTACTTGTGGCCTCTTAAACAACTTGGAAAATAGCACAAAAAATCTTCTTACCGAAGTTGGCCTTAAAGTAAacgaatttttaattgattgcGTAATCAAAAAGTTGTACAAGTACGAAGATCGCACAGTCACTAGCATTTCTACATTGCTTGATCCAAGGTTTAAAAAACAAGGTTTCCGTTCGCAATACAATGccaaaaatgctgaaaaacttttaattgaaGAACTTATTCATCTGAGCAAGTCTTCAGCTCTCACCTCAGAGCCACCAACACCAATTGATCAACCAAAACCAACACGACATCCTCTTTAtgaatttgtaaaaatcaacATAGAAAATTTGCCTAGGACCAAGCGCTCCGATGCAATAATTGATTTACAACAATATATTGGGAAACATCACTCCTTGGGCGATGTTGATCCCCTCAAATATTGGCAGGTATGTAGCTTaacaaaaattcttcaaaaatgtttaatgtttcCGTATTTACAGAATAACGAAAGTAGTATAAAAGACCTTACtacgaaatatttttgcattcctGCTTCATCGACAGAGTCGGAGCGATTGTTCAGCAAAGCTGGACAAATTATAACGGAACGAAGAGCTGCCTTAAAAGCTAAGCATGAAGGATCTCATTATGTTAAACATATGAAACAtatgaaatgtttattaaaatgttaaattttattgttaagtatgcgtttattaagtttttgaatttgaaaatattttcgataGTACTATCGATACTATTGAATATTTGTTGCCAAACCATCGAAACTATTGAATGTTGCAACCATCGATAGTTTTGCAGCTCTACTTCACACCCAAAGTCTTCATCCATCCATTACTGCAGTCCTGCGAGCAAGTCTTTATCAGAGATGATTCAATTCGATCATCACTTTCATCGCCGTACAAGGGCCCCTATAAAGTCCTGCGTCGAACGCTGAAATATTACACAATTCAAATAGGAAGCAAACACGTCAAAACTACCATCGATCGTCTTAAGCCTGCTTTTGTTGCTGCGATGCTTCTAAGAGGGGAGTAACGTGGCGTAtccacaaaataattgtattgtaCACTAGCCTTAAGATTTCATATGttgaatttgtattaattttgctATGGCAACGCCGTGCTACTGAATGATctgtcatttcattttcaatttcaatgttcTTCTCTTTTTGAATCCGACACGTGTCGGTAACTAATTtaaggttttaaatttatttttcttaacaataaatccaaatatataattagcaAAAGCTGCATTTTGACGCCTAGAATTGCAGCAATTCtaacaaaaatcaacacagtacATTAAATTCCCGCCAAAACCTGCAACTaccaaaatcaacaacaatcctAGTTCGCGTAAGAGCTGACAGTGGTGTCTTGAACTGAGTTCGAGTGATAGTGTTGCGAAAGGTCACTTTGGCAACCCATTTCGCATTTTCTCTCCTCTCCGTTTCTCTCATTCGCCAATCAACAGCTGTGAAACAGaagcaaatttaatttccttttctaTTTTAGACTTTGATGAAAGCGCATGGGCGCGCATAAAACAAACAGGAAAGGATGTTATTGGCTTGTGGGCATGGTGATACTCGCATTACCGCTGATGAGCGTTGGGATTATCCTATTTCCGATGTTGGAGCGAATTTAATGCAGAATATCAATAGACCAAATATACATTCATGTGTTGGTAATGTAAGCGTAAATGATTGCGCTCGCTTAGTAGATACTACATTGAAATTGGATAGGCTACGTATCGAAGCAAAGATAGATGAAAAACATTTATACGACATAATGACGAGAAATGATAACAGTGTTTGTATCGATAATGCTGTTACGTGCAAGAAGATCAGTTTATTCTATCTTTTTGCACTCCACTTATGATATGAGGGATATTGGAACGATTCTTTCTAATAAGAGATGCCTAAAAGCCTatgcttgttttatttttgacgAAGGTGTGTTACTTATGGATGAAGACGATATACTTGGGATGGGAGTTCATTTTCGTAAATTTGAACGTAATGGAGTTAAGTATGTTTCTTTTACGTTTTTGGGAGATACGTATTTTGGGTATACACACAGAAgggacacatacatatattgacttACTATTCAGCAATAATTTCGTTGCTGGGGATAATATTTAAGTTAACACGCTGCGGCACCCAACATATTGCATTCCCACACCCTACCGATACACGTGCCGCTGCATCAGCATAATCGCTGTTATTCTATAGTACAACCCAACACCCTAAGTCAAGGCCAATTGCATATCAAGTGCCACGTACTAATGCTTACGCAATATGAACAGAGCCAGACGTAGCGTCAGCAAATTGTGTGATATCACGATTGTGAAATAGTTGCACATGCCACCAGTGCATGCCAACCGTGGGAAGCTAGGCGCTGAGCCAGCGTACCAAGACACGGCGCACCTGAAGACAGCAGAACGACCAAAACCTATAAAGGCCTGCAGCGCACATCAAGGGGCAGTTGCGTAGTGGACACTAACCTTATGTTAGCTGTAACCTTTGATTATCTGTTTAGTTAATAAACGGTGTAATTGTAACTGTAATCCTTTAGGTGTTTGATTTGCAGGGCAAGTTggccctttaatttttttaagtgttttggACTTCAAGTCCTTttctggcgcccgagcaggggcCAGTagtgaagtgaaaaaataagTTCGAACTAGAAAATATAGTGAAAAgagtcacaaaaattaaaagtgaaaaagctaAGAAGCTACAAAATAAAGTGAAGAAAGAAAAAgctgcaaatttaaataaaaaggttcttaaaaggaaaaatttaataaaaagtataatacaatttttaaacagcCAAGGGCAACaaaagtaaaagtgaaaaaattctaagcgaaaataaaaataaattctcctTTAAATAGCCAAGAGCTACAAAAATTGAAAGTGGAGAAAAGTGAAACAGCCAAGAGCTAGAAAATCGAAGTTTTAATGCTAACAGAGATTCTGTAAGTAACAGCTGTATATTATTTCCTTTCTCGTCTTCCTTTTCCAGGATGGATTCACTCCAAGTTACGGTGACGAATTTGACGGGTGCAGTGAATGCACTCATGGATCAactaaatggtttagagaggcTTGTATCGTTCTTGGACACACTCCAAAGCCGGGTCGCTTCGATAGAAGCTGCTACTCCTGCTCAAAGTACGGTGGAAGCTCACGTTCAACCCCGAGGAGGAACTAAGAGATATCTCGAGGCTTCCTGACTCCGTAAAGGAGTTACAAACCCAACAATGTTTGTTTCATGGGTGCACGCTGTTGAAAGCATCCTTGCCGATTTCGAGCTGGTAAAGAGTAAGCCAATCTATCGTGCAATCTTACAGGACATTCGCCAAAAAATACGAGGGCCCGCCGATACTGCCCTCATATCGTATAGCATTTTTGACACTGACTGGGCCGCCATGAAGGAGTCTCTATCGCTCCATTATGCAGACAAACGAGACAT harbors:
- the LOC128871871 gene encoding E3 SUMO-protein ligase ZBED1-like, translating into MDKFLLKNSQDGQDSSIEAIEEDNQLAKRQRVGRSSVWGHFEKINNGMSAKCRSCGKMYKTSGNTSNLFDHLKRAHPGQRVNDLSITSVEDPEFRDFIKLFDPRYKLPSRTTLSNVMMTNLFDEQKPKLKNLLSKINHCAITTDMWTSLANESYMTDTCSFITDSYCLRSAVLSTNKLIDETNHTAKNIADTLQAVCNEWGIFDKITAIVTDNASSMIKACELLKKRNLPCYAHSLNLVVQDCLKLDCTKELLKKCNSIVAFFKNSTIAYKKFKDSQLTETKYSLIQEVATRWNSAFLMIERVLKTHEPINITLLSLSKAPQPLTADEINILKGLSQILSPFDIASKEVSSNSKVTVSLVIPVTCGLLNNLENSTKNLLTEVGLKVNEFLIDCVIKKLYKYEDRTVTSISTLLDPRFKKQGFRSQYNAKNAEKLLIEELIHLSKSSALTSEPPTPIDQPKPTRHPLYEFVKINIENLPRTKRSDAIIDLQQYIGKHHSLGDVDPLKYWQNNESSIKDLTTKYFCIPASSTESERLFSKAGQIITERRAALKAKHEGSHYVKHMKHMKCLLKC